The Molothrus ater isolate BHLD 08-10-18 breed brown headed cowbird chromosome 6, BPBGC_Mater_1.1, whole genome shotgun sequence genome segment catctcctccagcactCACCCTGCAACAGTCCTGAGTCTGTGGGTTCCGGGGGGCCGTGGAGTGGGAGTCTGGAGACTGTGTGGCACTTGGTGACAATGATTACCACAGCTGTCACGGGCCAGCAAGTGCCCCCTGCCTTGGGGGGCAGCGGGCAGGGTCCATCCTGCTGAACACTGGGCACTGGGCCAGCCCTGTGGCCACCTGAGGACGGGTGCCCGGCTGGGACACTCTGGGACAttgccccagtgccaccagctcccCACGGATCCAGTGTCCCCCCACGGTCACGAAGCCATGCTGATCCTGaggtgcccagcccagctgcagctcctggaggagatCCTGCGGAAGAGCCTGCCCACCACCCTGCCGGTGACAGCCACCCCGAggatccctgtcccctctgccctgtcctgctggtgacagtgtccctggggagccctctgtccctccctccctccctctctgctggcagTGAGGACCTGGGGACTCCTTTGTCCCCTCACCCTTgtcctgtcagtgctgctgattCCCCggacacccctgtccctgtccctgtccctgttcctgtccctgtctcctctcccctgccttGCCAGTGATGAGGACCCTGGGACCCCTCTGCCTCCCCGCTTACCCTGCTGGTGACAAGGacctctctgtcccctctcccctgccctgccacagacAGAGACCCTGGGGTCTCTActgctccctctcccctgctGGTGAGGGGACCAGAGGGACTCTGGGcacccctctgtcccctctgccctctCCTACAGGTGACAATGACCCTCTGTGCAGGTCCTGGGGACTGTGATGACAGTGGCCAGGGGGAACCCAGTCTGCCACGAGGTGCTGGTGGACTCCTGGCCCAATTTCAGCATTGTCCTGACCCGCCTGCGCCCAGAGGTGctgccccaggtgctgccccctgcagcagcaccccacaccccaggggcctgggaacTGGGGTGCCACCctcagctccatgtccttcccaggagcacagggacccCAGGGACCACTACACCAACCAGCTGGCCGTGTTCTACCGGGACAagggagccctgcaggcactgctggagggCACTGAGGCGGTCACCTGGGAAAGAGCCTTCCAGATTCTGGGTAAGGATGGCACTGGGAGGACACAGGGCTCCTCTACCCTCCATCTGGGTCCCCTGTCTGGCTGACAGGGTGTCCCAGGGATGCAGGACGGGCTGGaccaggctgtgcaggaggtgGCCAGTGCCAGGGGGCTGAAGGTGGAGACGATCCGGTACCGGGCACTGatgagccctgagcccccccagcctcGCAGGCAGTGAGTGAGGGGCACGGGGGgccaggggacactggggggacatgGGACACTGGGGGCACATGGGCACTGAGAGATCAGTCACATCCCTGGGTGGCACATGGAGACCTGTCACACTTCTGGGTAGCACAGGGGGGTCATAGTCACCTCCCTTGGTGGCACAGCAGTCCCCAAGCACATCCCTGACAGGCACAGGGAGACATGAGTGGGATCACTGAGCACACCCCTGCATGGCACAGGGGTCCCCAGTCCCATTCCTAGGTAGTATGAGGGTCCCAGATTCCATCCCTGGGTGGCACAGAGGTTCCCAATCCCACTCCTGGGTGGTATAAGGGTCCCATATTCCACCCCTGGGTGGCACAGAGGTTCCAGTCCCATCCCTAGGGGAAACAAGGCTCTCATATTCCATCCCTGGGTAGCACAGAGGTTCCCAATCCCAGTCCTGGGTGGTATAAGGGTCCCATATTCCATCCCTGGGTGACACAGGGGGCCTCAATCCCACCCCTGGGTGGTATAAGGGTCCCATATTCCATCCCTGGGTGACACAGGGGGCCTCAATCCCACCCCTGGGTGGTATAAGGGTCCCATATTCCATCCCTGGATGGCACAGGGGTTCCTAGTCCCACCCCATCAGCCATCCCGGCTGGAACCAGCGTTCAGCATTCCCCCCTCTGCCGTGCCCTGTTGCAGGATGCCCCCGGGCCTGCGCCTGGCgcccgtgtccccatcccacatcGCTCTGCTCAACGCCACGTGGGCGCTGGGGGGCAATGCCCGCAGCCGGGCgttcctgctggggctgctgcggGCGCTGCCCTCCGCCTGCCTGCTGGGCCCGCGGGGCCGCCCGGTGTCCTGGAGCCTGCTGGACGGGCAGGGCTGCCTGCGCCACGGCTACACGGTGCCCGCCTGGCGCGGCCGCGGCCTCACCGGGCTCCTGCTGGCCGCGCTGGGCCGGGAGCTGCACGCCCGCCGCTTCCCCATCTACTGCGCCGTGCTGCCCCACAACACGGCCTCGCTGCACGCCCTGCAAGCCATCGGCTTCGTGCCGCAGCCCGGAACATTCCACATGATCCTGGGCACCCTCAAGtagtgcccagggagggggtgCCATGGTGGGGGGTGTGCCTGTCCTTGGGGTGGGGTTACCTGGATCCCCACCCTGTGAGAGAGGTGAACACCTCAATCCCCACCCCGAGCTCGGCTTGGAGCCCTTCACTCTGATCCCTGCTGATGGCACTGACTGGGAAGAGCCCAAATTCCACACGGAGCTGTTACCGGCGTGCAGCACGGGAGAGGCGGGGGGCTGGAGGAAGGCTTTTATTCGTTCATACAAGAATAGATCTTCTGCAATAAATACCCCAATAAATAAACATCTCCAATAAATAAACACTCATAGACGCACCGGGACAGCGGCCGCGCCCCACGGCCTCGCCCCACCGCCCATCGATGGGCAACCATGGGGAGGCGGGGCTTGGGTGAGGGGCGGGGCCTGATGCGGGGAGGAGGCGGGGCTTGCTACACAGGCGGGTGGGCGGGGCTTATTGCCGTCTGGGGCGGAGCCTATTGCTCCGGGGGCGTGGCTTTCTGCTGGCTGGGGCGGGGCTTATTCCTATGCTCAGAGGGCGTTGGTCCTTTTTGGGATGGGCGGGGTTTTCACCCCCTCTGGAGATTTtagggatggggacaggcacCCTGGGGGTTGGGGACACCATGGAGGGGCACTCGGGAGTCAGGACACCTGTCCCTTAAGACACAATATAGTGACGGAGGGGCTGCGGGGTGACTGTGGTGGCACTTTGGGGTGAGGAACTGTGCCCATTAGGCACAGCTCGGTGATGATAAGGATGTGGGGTGGCTTTGGCAGCACTCCGGGGTCAGGAGACAGTTTTGAAGGGACGCTGGTTGCGAAAAGGGGACAtggagtggctttggtggcacTTGGGGTCGGGAGACGCATCCCATACAGCAGAGTGTGGTGACAGAGGGGACGTGAGGTGGCTGTGGTGAGTGGCACTTGGGGTCAGGAGCCCCTCACTTAAGGCACCGTGATGAAAGTGGGATTGTGAggtggctgtggtggcactTAGGAGTCAGAAACCCTATTTCTCAAAGCACACTGGTGGAGGACAGGGAACATGGGGTGGCCATGGTGGCACTTGGGGTCAGGAGCCCTGTTCCTTAAGGCACagtatgatgatgatgatgatgatgatgacagaggggctgcaggatggcTGTGGTGACACGTGATGTCAGGAGCCCCATCTTTCAAGGCACTGCCAGGTGATGATGAGGTTGTGGGGTGCTTTGGGGGTCAGGAGCCCCATTTCTCAAGGCACACGCGTGGTGGAAGAGGGGACCTGCGTGGCCGTGGTGGCGCTGTGGACTCGTGAGCCCAGCAGGTGCTCAGAACCCCCTCGCCTCCAGCCGCAGGGTGACCACGGCGGGCGGCACCTTCTTCTTGAGGCGGTTGAAGTCCTTGGCCGAGCGCCAGAGCCAggtctgcagctccttcagcagccaGAAATCATCCATCTTCTTCAGGAAGTCATtgggggcggcgggcgcgccggggggcccggcggggggcgcggcgggCCCGGCGGGCAGCGGGTACCCCAGCGAGGACATGACGCCGCCGATGCTGAGCACCAGCCCCTGCAGGCTGGCGCAGAAGTGGGCGAGGCGGTGGCGCAGCTCGGCCGTGCCCACCTGCCCGTCCAGCACCCGCAGGTAGCAGAGCAGGCGGCTGTAGGCCCGGTAGTTGGCGGCCAGGCGCGCGTTGTCCGTCAGGCCCCGCCACAGGTCCAGGTCCACGGTGGCGCTGGGCACGCGTGGCTCGGCGCGCACCAGCCGCGGCGGGTTGAAGTCGGGCTCATTGAAGGGGGGGCCCAGGTAGTTCAGCTGGAAGGGAACAGGGGTGCCAGGGGTCAGGGATACGAATCCCCCCCGTGCCCAGCCTCCGCGTCCCGCTCGTCCCGCTCATCCCGgctctcccttctcctgccGCATCCTCCCTCGCGCCCTGCCCGAGCCGGAGGCTCCAGCACGGCCCGGGCGGTGCCACCGTCACCGCTTGGCACCGAACGTGCCGGCCCCGCCGAGGGCACGTCAGGGCAGGGACGGGGAACCTCCGGGTGAGTCGGCGACGCCGGCGGGGAGGGAGAGGCGGATGCCCGCGCCCATGACGGAATCACGGGCCGAGGGGAGGGTGCCCGGGAGCCGCCCTGCGCCCCGGGGGCGATGAGGCATTTCCGCGCCCTCCGGcgtgggagcagctgggcacGGGGTGGATATCCCGGGGGGTGCCGGGTCGGGGACTCACGTAGGTGCCGGCGAGGGTGCGGAGCTGGTGCTCCAGGTAGCGGGTCAGGTCGTACGTCTGCTGGATGGACTGGCCGGCGCCCAGCTCCTCGGAGCAGTTCAGCGCCGGCAGCGCCGGCAGGTTGCAAAGCGCGGCGCACAGGAAGGTGAAGATCCCCCAAGAGTCACCTGTGGGGGACACACAGCACCTCAGGgggagtgacagggacactCCGTCTCCGTGTGTGCGGCGCTGAGCCTGCAGAGTATCCCTGAGTCACCCGTCTGAGCGCGGGGAAACCGAGACACGGAGGTGGGGAGGGTGGGGTCCCCCTCACCTCAGCAGCCCCCCGGAGCAGCAGGAACCCCCCACTTCAGCGCGGTGACCCCCCGGCTCCCCTCGGAGCGCTCCCGCCCGCGGCTGCACCAACAATCCTTTATATGGTCTGGAGCAGCGCGGCCGCGGCATTCCCGCCGGGACACACGCCTGGGATATATTTGGGCACCGCCAACGCCGGAGCGGCCCGGGCACCCAGCGGGGACCCCCGCCGAGGGGCCACCGGGAATACGGGGGGGAGGAGGGTGGGAAGCGGCTCCGAGGAGCGGCCGGGGCGCGGGGCGACCTTTGCGGAGGCACCGGAAAGCGCCGGCGGGGTCCCCGTCATCATCGGCCTGACGTCAGGGCGGCCCCggagcgcggccccgccggccggCGGCTCTGCAAAGGTCACGGCCCGCGGCCAGGACGCTCCGGCCAGCTGGCACCCCCGGCTCGCCACAGCCGGCCTTCCCGGCAGCGCCGCCCGGGAAAGCCCGGCCGCTggcacggctcggcacggcGGGGCTCCTGCTGCGGGCagccccccgcgcccccgcgCGTCACCGCTCCCCGTCACCGGCCGCCCGTGACGCACGGCGGCCCTCGGGGACACCCCGGCTCCGGCCACAATGGCATCACCGCCGTGGGTGTCCTGAAAGCTGCAAGGCTCGCTGTGGGGGATGCGAGTGCCCCGTGAGTGTGCAAGGCACTGTCACAGCTGGGAGGCACCCCGGAGGTGTGCAGGACACTGTCACACCTGGGAGGCACCCCGTGGGTGTGCAGGACACTTGTGACACCTCTGGGATACGtccagggcacacctgggatgCACCTTGTGTGTCTGCATCACACAGGCGTGGGGAACGCGGCACTTTCCAGGCGTGTGACACCAAGCAGTGTGACACTGTGCACCACACGCATGAGACACCACCCAGGCGTGTCACCTCCCACACGGGCGTGTGACACGTGTGGCACTCACGGGACATGCCAGGCGAGTGTGCAAGGTGCTGTGCACATACCCCATCGGGGGGGACACTCCGTTAGGTGCCACCCACGTGTGACACACCACGCACACACCACACCTCACCGTGCTGTGACACCCCACGTGGCACCACGtgcccccgtgtcccctggTCATGCATCCCAGTGTGTCCCGGTGCCTCCCGGTGCCTCCCGGTGCACAGAGCGTGCGACTGGCTCCCCGTGCGTGCGAGCGTGGGccggggggggcggcgggggggccGCGGTGACTCACAGCACACAGAACCCCCCCCCCGGTGTTTGCTTTGGCCGGACCCTCGCCCGCCGCCGGCTCCGGTTTCCAGGCGGGATTTACACCCGCCCCGGCCTGGCCAGTGCCAAACCAAACACAGCCGGGGAGCGGGATGGGGGGGGACGGCAGGGATGGGAGGTTGGGATGGAGCCACGGTGGATCCCGGGCAGGTGGCCCGGACACGAGGATGAGCATGAGGATGATGAAGGAAGGGGATGGAGGTGGGTGTCTGAGGGACGGGAATGGTGGGATGCAGAGAATGGATGGCGCTGGGCAGCGGTGACCATGACTCAGTGACGATGGTGaccctggcagggcagtgacagtgactgGGGCACAGCTGAGACAGTAGCCatgacacagcagtgacagtgacactgcacAGTAATGAGGGTGACCatgacacagcagtgacagtgactgGGGCACAGCACTGACGGTGACAGTGGCACAGCggtgacagtggcacagcaCTGACAGTGACCGTGTCACAGCAGTGACAATGGCCCAGCCACAGCGGGTgcccccgctgtcccctgcccACCCGTGTCCCCGCGGCTGGCGCCGGGCACCCACCGGCACAGACAGTGGAGGAGGGAGGCTCCAGCCGGCACAGCTGGATCCCGGTGACGTCGGAGAGGAAGAGCCCGAGGGTTTCAAAACCGGCCCTGGAGCGCGGCCAGGATGCTCCCAGCCCACGTAAGCAGCTCATGGCGTGCCTGCCCGGGGTCACCCGctgggccctggggacacccgAGGAGCCGGGGTGACGGGGGGCCAGGGCAGCGggcactccc includes the following:
- the LOC118687823 gene encoding glycine-N-acyltransferase-like protein 3 — encoded protein: MLILRCPAQLQLLEEILRKSLPTTLPVLGTVMTVARGNPVCHEVLVDSWPNFSIVLTRLRPEEHRDPRDHYTNQLAVFYRDKGALQALLEGTEAVTWERAFQILGMQDGLDQAVQEVASARGLKVETIRYRALMSPEPPQPRRQMPPGLRLAPVSPSHIALLNATWALGGNARSRAFLLGLLRALPSACLLGPRGRPVSWSLLDGQGCLRHGYTVPAWRGRGLTGLLLAALGRELHARRFPIYCAVLPHNTASLHALQAIGFVPQPGTFHMILGTLK
- the CLCF1 gene encoding cardiotrophin-like cytokine factor 1 isoform X1 — translated: MELRAGDSWGIFTFLCAALCNLPALPALNCSEELGAGQSIQQTYDLTRYLEHQLRTLAGTYLNYLGPPFNEPDFNPPRLVRAEPRVPSATVDLDLWRGLTDNARLAANYRAYSRLLCYLRVLDGQVGTAELRHRLAHFCASLQGLVLSIGGVMSSLGYPLPAGPAAPPAGPPGAPAAPNDFLKKMDDFWLLKELQTWLWRSAKDFNRLKKKVPPAVVTLRLEARGF
- the CLCF1 gene encoding cardiotrophin-like cytokine factor 1 isoform X2, encoding MLNVTGELSGDSWGIFTFLCAALCNLPALPALNCSEELGAGQSIQQTYDLTRYLEHQLRTLAGTYLNYLGPPFNEPDFNPPRLVRAEPRVPSATVDLDLWRGLTDNARLAANYRAYSRLLCYLRVLDGQVGTAELRHRLAHFCASLQGLVLSIGGVMSSLGYPLPAGPAAPPAGPPGAPAAPNDFLKKMDDFWLLKELQTWLWRSAKDFNRLKKKVPPAVVTLRLEARGF